From the genome of Vicinamibacteria bacterium:
GCGCTCGAGATCCAGACGGCTCACGAGAGTCCTCACGTCGTCGTCTTCGATCTCGGTCTGCGGCGTGCCCCGAGCCGTCGCGCAGATACCCACGGCGAATGCAGCGAACGTCAACATCCGGCATCTCGATAGCATTCCTGCTCCTCCGTTACGTCAGGTGAGAAGAAACGAGCGAAGGACTCGACGCTCGCACAGGAGTTGTATGTAGCGCACCTCTCGGTGTCGGTCAAACGTGGGAATCGAAGGCGCCCGTTGCCCGATGGATGCTCGAGATCGCATAGGATCCGGCTCTGGAGCGTCGAGATGACTGAACCGATAATTCAATTCCAGAGTTTTCGAGAATTCTATCCTTTCTACCTCTCCCAGCACCGAACGCGAGGCTGTCGGCGCCTGCATTTCGTGGGCACCGCTTCCGTCCTTCTCGCCCTCGCTTACGTCGCCGCGACGGCCAGCTGGCCGATCCTGTGGGTGCTCCCGCTTCTCGGCTACGGCTTCGCATGGGCGGGGCATTTCTTCTTCGAGAAGAACCGTCCCGCCACGTTTCGCTATCCTCTCTACAGTCTGATGGGCGACTTCGTGATGTTCGGCCAGGTCTTGAGGGGAAAACTCGCCTTCTGATGCATTCGACCCATTTGATTTACGGCGAGATAGGCTCGAGCGTTTCGACGTCGACCTCGACGTCACCAAACTCGCCTGTCACGCTCACGAGATGATGGTCCTTCTTCGTCGTTTCACGGAAGTACTTCAACGCGATCTGGTCTCCGTCGTCATCGAACTCGAAGAATTCTCCATCGACCCAAAGCCCGTAGCCGGTCACGACGCATTCCAGCTCGAGAGCACACTCGGTCGTGTGAACCTCCGGCCCGCCTTCCGCTTCGCGAGACTTGCAGGCAGTGGGCATGACGTACCCCTCACGGGACTCCAGCTCCGCGGGGACGGCCAGAGTCGTTTCATGGATAACGACGAGAGCGAAGACCATTGCGATTCTCATATGGGCCTCCTGTAGACATTCGACATTATAACCGGGTCCGAAGCTTCTCACA
Proteins encoded in this window:
- a CDS encoding DUF962 domain-containing protein, whose translation is MTEPIIQFQSFREFYPFYLSQHRTRGCRRLHFVGTASVLLALAYVAATASWPILWVLPLLGYGFAWAGHFFFEKNRPATFRYPLYSLMGDFVMFGQVLRGKLAF